One genomic window of Magnolia sinica isolate HGM2019 chromosome 3, MsV1, whole genome shotgun sequence includes the following:
- the LOC131238939 gene encoding uncharacterized protein LOC131238939, whose protein sequence is MDYTVQIDDRQILTTVTESDIDAQMWVRNVRQLYWKHRGRLIIGLRLYCHLNYIKRGLDGNPFSVIVLCVGASCLIYKFRFSMSYDHFHIHKVLIDFLKDLKIAFVGVDIVRDSKKLKDCPVLSIDNVIEL, encoded by the coding sequence ATGGACTACACGGTCCAGATCGATGACCGTCAGATCCTCACCACCGTCACCGAAAGTGACATTGATGCCCAGATGTGGGTGCGCAATGTCCGTCAGCTCTATTGGAAGCACCGCGGCCGCCTCATCATCGGCCTCCGCCTCTACTGCCACCTCAACTACATAAAGCGTGGCCTCGACGGCAACCCGTTCTCCGTCATCGTCCTCTGCGTCGGTGCATCCTGCCTAATCTACAAGTTCAGGTTTAGTATGTCTTATGACCACTTCCATATCCACAAGGTCCTGATTGACTTCCTCAAGGATCTAAAGATCGCGTTCGTAGGTGTTGATATCGTTCGGGACTCGAAGAAGCTCAAGGACTGCCCTGTGCTCTCCATCGACAATGTGATAGAGCTATAG